One Gloeobacter morelensis MG652769 DNA window includes the following coding sequences:
- a CDS encoding Coq4 family protein has product MGYRYINSLATPDSVHKFLELADLAAGSGQDVHNVFELSRKLRAGIQMQLSVQALQQDPASAKMLEEKYVGPPYDIEAMLKMPKGSLGWTYARVMSALGYDPQFYPPAPPSFETDGDYINFRVFKTHDIHHIITGYILDALGELGVISVSVGQFRYPTFLFLDLTALLLSFFTSDKLIEPGMDPRELNQTLGHKFRLISDGIEMGRAAKPLFPIKWEEGLDRPIEQWRQELNIKPVTDGPWSLYADSRLGNALEM; this is encoded by the coding sequence ATGGGCTACCGATACATCAATAGTCTGGCCACTCCCGACAGTGTGCACAAGTTTTTGGAACTGGCGGATCTGGCCGCAGGTTCTGGTCAAGATGTGCACAATGTTTTCGAATTGTCGAGAAAACTTCGTGCTGGAATCCAGATGCAATTGAGTGTTCAAGCTCTTCAGCAGGATCCGGCCTCGGCGAAAATGCTTGAGGAAAAATATGTCGGTCCACCCTACGACATAGAGGCGATGCTGAAAATGCCGAAAGGCTCCCTGGGATGGACCTACGCCAGGGTAATGTCGGCACTTGGCTACGATCCACAATTTTACCCTCCCGCCCCTCCAAGCTTTGAAACGGACGGCGACTATATCAATTTCAGGGTCTTCAAAACCCACGACATCCATCACATAATCACTGGCTACATACTGGATGCGCTAGGAGAGCTGGGGGTCATCTCTGTGTCTGTGGGACAGTTTCGCTATCCTACTTTCTTGTTTCTGGATCTGACCGCTTTGCTGTTGAGCTTTTTTACCAGCGACAAGCTTATCGAACCGGGCATGGATCCCCGCGAACTGAATCAAACACTAGGGCATAAATTTCGTTTGATTTCGGACGGGATCGAGATGGGTAGAGCCGCCAAACCTTTGTTCCCAATCAAATGGGAGGAAGGTCTCGATCGCCCTATTGAGCAGTGGAGACAAGAGTTGAACATCAAGCCCGTCACGGATGGTCCCTGGAGTCTGTATGCGGACTCCAGGCTGGGAAACGCATTGGAAATGTGA
- a CDS encoding peptidyl-prolyl cis-trans isomerase has product MQKLLREPLLHFLLLGAAIFVAYSFVSKGGSGEPEQIVITQGQIVNLAVGFAKTWDRPPTAEELAGLIRDRVREEVYYREALALDLHKDDTIIRRRLRQKMEFVSDDIAVQREPTDAELTAYLQAHPDKFRVEPRFTFRQVYLNPQKHGSNLAHDAAQLLVQLNQAGDQADLSAMGDALMLEPAFDAVPTSKVEKQFGETFATKLGGLQLGQWQGPVESGYGVHLVKVSARTEGSLPALAKVRGAVRREWNNARQLEANEKFYQQLLKRYTVTIEQPGPTAQVKKLGQAP; this is encoded by the coding sequence ATGCAGAAACTTCTGCGCGAACCGCTGCTGCATTTCCTCCTGCTGGGGGCTGCGATTTTTGTGGCCTACAGCTTCGTGTCGAAAGGCGGCAGCGGTGAGCCGGAGCAGATCGTCATCACCCAGGGGCAGATCGTCAATCTCGCCGTAGGCTTCGCGAAAACGTGGGATCGCCCGCCCACTGCTGAGGAACTGGCGGGCTTGATCCGCGACCGAGTGCGCGAGGAGGTCTATTACCGCGAGGCGCTCGCGCTCGATCTGCACAAGGACGACACCATCATCCGCCGCCGCCTGCGGCAAAAGATGGAGTTCGTCTCTGACGACATCGCCGTTCAGCGCGAACCAACGGACGCCGAGTTGACCGCGTATCTGCAGGCACACCCCGACAAGTTCCGCGTCGAGCCGCGCTTCACATTCCGCCAGGTTTATCTCAACCCGCAAAAACATGGCAGCAACCTTGCCCACGACGCCGCGCAATTGCTTGTGCAATTGAACCAGGCTGGCGATCAGGCAGACCTTTCCGCAATGGGCGACGCACTGATGCTGGAGCCGGCGTTCGACGCTGTGCCGACCAGCAAAGTCGAGAAGCAGTTCGGCGAAACATTCGCCACGAAGCTGGGCGGACTTCAGCTCGGGCAATGGCAAGGACCGGTCGAGTCCGGCTACGGCGTGCATCTGGTGAAGGTCAGCGCACGTACCGAAGGCAGCCTGCCCGCACTGGCAAAAGTCCGCGGTGCCGTGCGCCGCGAGTGGAACAACGCCCGGCAGCTGGAAGCGAACGAGAAGTTCTACCAGCAGCTGCTGAAGCGCTACACAGTGACGATCGAGCAGCCTGGACCAACAGCGCAAGTGAAGAAGCTGGGGCAGGCACCATGA
- a CDS encoding HupE/UreJ family protein — protein sequence MNRALLCFSLFVFVLFVTLGTGASAHELRPAYLELRQTEAETYDVLWKVPAQGENLRLGLYVEPPTGCTNVTAPRGSVVNNAFTERWTMQCAGGLTGGTISVAGLTATMTDVLVRLERFDGTEQVTRLTPSIPAFVVQAAPSVLEVARTYTGLGIEHILTGIDHLLFVLALLIITRGGWKLVKTVTAFTIAHTITLSAATLGWVHIPQQPVEAVIALSIVFVAVEIVHQQRGIEGITARAPWFVAFSFGLMHGLGFAGGLNEAGLPAGHIPSALLFFSLGVEVGHCLFISVVLLLIAIVRRLRIPLPRWAELMPPYAIGSVAMFWFIQRTFSFFD from the coding sequence ATGAATCGTGCGCTTCTCTGCTTTTCTCTCTTTGTGTTTGTCCTCTTCGTGACGCTTGGCACCGGTGCGTCCGCACATGAGTTGCGCCCTGCTTACCTCGAACTTCGCCAGACTGAAGCCGAGACTTATGACGTGCTCTGGAAGGTGCCGGCTCAGGGAGAGAATCTGCGCTTAGGACTTTACGTGGAGCCTCCGACGGGCTGCACGAACGTGACTGCACCCCGTGGTTCGGTGGTCAACAACGCCTTCACCGAGCGCTGGACCATGCAGTGTGCGGGCGGGCTGACTGGCGGCACGATTAGCGTCGCCGGTCTCACCGCGACGATGACCGATGTGCTTGTGCGATTGGAACGCTTCGACGGAACCGAGCAAGTCACCCGGCTTACGCCATCGATTCCTGCATTCGTGGTGCAGGCGGCGCCCAGCGTGCTGGAAGTCGCCCGCACCTACACTGGGCTGGGCATCGAACACATCCTCACGGGCATCGACCATCTCCTGTTCGTGCTCGCGTTGCTCATCATCACGCGTGGCGGCTGGAAGCTAGTCAAAACCGTCACCGCCTTCACGATCGCTCACACCATCACCCTCTCGGCGGCGACGCTCGGCTGGGTGCATATCCCACAGCAGCCGGTCGAGGCTGTCATCGCGCTGAGTATCGTCTTTGTCGCGGTAGAAATTGTCCACCAGCAGCGAGGCATCGAAGGCATCACCGCCCGCGCCCCGTGGTTCGTGGCGTTCAGTTTCGGCCTCATGCACGGCCTCGGCTTTGCCGGGGGATTGAATGAAGCCGGACTGCCAGCCGGACATATTCCCTCTGCTTTGCTCTTCTTCAGCCTAGGTGTCGAGGTTGGCCATTGCCTGTTTATCAGTGTTGTGCTGTTGTTGATCGCTATCGTACGCCGTCTGCGCATTCCATTGCCTCGTTGGGCAGAACTCATGCCGCCCTACGCCATCGGCAGCGTCGCCATGTTTTGGTTTATCCAACGCACTTTTTCCTTCTTTGACTGA
- a CDS encoding DUF3604 domain-containing protein — translation MLPPPNPERNVYFGAVHVHTSYSFDAFTNGTKTTPADAYAWAQGKAITSSGTGPELKIVTPLDFYAVADHAEYMGVFNQMANPDSPLSKLPLAKRVTSTDGNTAMQAFGEVLRDVSAGKRDPALSDPAISRSVWAEIVKAADANYQPGKFTTFAAFEWTSNPDKRNLHRVVVFRDTAKLPDLVMSSFDSDKPEDLWKWMDLQRSKGSTLLAIPHNGNASDGRMFELVKADGKPIDAAYSRTRAMNEPLYEISQIKGTSETFPTLSPKDEFAGFEQWDYTLSADAERPTRHRGSFARQALLDGLSLQMQEKGNPFKYGFIGDTDTHNAAASNEEFNYTGKFVSENDAKLRLNGLKGQPPAQVQQIREFSSGGLAGVWAKENTREAIFDAMMRKETFGTSGPMIKVRFFGGWDFNAADVKRPDFVKAGYGRGVSMGSDLKSATGKAPSFIVTAIKDPRSGNLDRIQIIKGWVDAKGKQHEKIYDAVWSGDRKPGKDGMLPPVGNTVDIAKGDYTNSIGAPDLATVWTDPDFDPSVSAFYYSRVIEIPTPRWSTRDAARLGVPIPKGLPAAIQERAWTSPIWYRSGK, via the coding sequence GTGCTGCCACCGCCCAATCCGGAGCGGAACGTCTATTTCGGTGCGGTGCACGTTCACACAAGCTATTCGTTCGATGCCTTTACCAATGGCACCAAGACCACGCCAGCGGACGCCTATGCCTGGGCCCAGGGCAAGGCAATCACCAGCAGCGGCACTGGCCCTGAGCTCAAGATCGTCACGCCGCTCGATTTTTACGCGGTCGCCGACCATGCCGAATACATGGGCGTGTTTAACCAGATGGCCAATCCAGACAGTCCCTTGAGCAAGTTGCCGCTTGCCAAACGTGTCACCTCGACCGACGGCAACACCGCCATGCAGGCTTTTGGCGAGGTGCTGCGCGACGTGAGCGCCGGCAAGCGGGATCCAGCGCTCAGCGACCCCGCGATCAGCCGTTCAGTTTGGGCCGAAATCGTCAAGGCTGCAGATGCCAACTACCAGCCCGGCAAGTTCACGACCTTTGCAGCCTTCGAATGGACCTCCAACCCCGACAAGCGCAACCTGCACCGCGTGGTCGTCTTCCGCGATACCGCGAAACTGCCCGATCTCGTGATGTCGTCGTTCGATTCGGACAAACCCGAAGACCTTTGGAAATGGATGGATCTTCAGCGCAGCAAGGGGTCGACCCTGCTCGCCATCCCGCACAACGGCAACGCCAGTGACGGTCGCATGTTTGAACTGGTCAAGGCCGATGGCAAGCCGATCGACGCTGCCTACAGCCGGACGCGCGCCATGAATGAACCCCTGTACGAAATCTCGCAGATCAAGGGCACATCCGAAACTTTCCCGACGCTCTCACCGAAAGACGAATTTGCCGGCTTCGAGCAATGGGATTACACGCTTTCCGCCGATGCCGAACGCCCGACACGCCACAGGGGCAGCTTTGCCCGGCAGGCGCTGCTCGATGGCCTATCACTGCAGATGCAAGAGAAGGGTAACCCGTTCAAGTATGGTTTCATCGGCGATACCGACACGCACAATGCCGCCGCCAGCAATGAGGAGTTCAACTACACCGGCAAGTTCGTATCCGAAAATGATGCCAAGTTGCGGTTGAACGGCTTAAAGGGCCAGCCGCCCGCGCAGGTGCAGCAGATCCGCGAGTTCAGTTCGGGCGGCCTTGCCGGCGTCTGGGCCAAGGAGAACACGCGCGAAGCCATCTTCGACGCGATGATGCGCAAGGAAACCTTCGGCACCTCGGGGCCGATGATTAAGGTGCGTTTCTTCGGCGGTTGGGACTTCAACGCCGCCGATGTGAAGCGGCCTGATTTTGTCAAGGCCGGCTATGGGCGCGGAGTCTCGATGGGCAGCGATCTCAAGAGTGCCACGGGCAAGGCGCCAAGCTTCATAGTCACGGCAATCAAAGATCCCCGGAGCGGCAATCTGGACCGTATTCAGATCATCAAGGGCTGGGTCGATGCCAAGGGCAAGCAGCATGAGAAGATCTACGACGCCGTGTGGTCCGGCGACCGCAAACCCGGCAAGGATGGCATGCTACCGCCGGTCGGCAACACCGTCGATATCGCCAAGGGCGACTATACCAACAGCATCGGCGCCCCCGATTTAGCCACCGTCTGGACCGATCCGGATTTTGACCCGTCGGTGAGTGCGTTTTACTATTCCCGTGTCATCGAAATTCCAACGCCTCGATGGAGCACGCGGGATGCTGCGCGGCTTGGTGTACCAATTCCCAAAGGCTTGCCCGCTGCCATTCAGGAACGCGCCTGGACTTCGCCCATCTGGTACAGGTCGGGGAAATAG
- a CDS encoding ABC transporter permease, translated as MLAAPAVIYLLAFLAVPLALVAATSVLSRGPYGEVIFKLTADNYTRLFDPLYLNILLDSLTIAGATTAVTLLIGYPLAWWMARAPRRVRSAALFALLVPFWTNFLIRIYAWILILRSGGLLEGLLAGLGLWRGAIEILYTPWAVLIGMVYEFLPFMVLPLFASLEKIDEAQLAAAADLGARPFQVFWRVVLPLGLPGLVAGSTLVFVPAMGMFALPDLMGGARTLLVGNLIRNQFLVARDWPFGAAAAMVLVTLTLALLVLYTRFAGKETLV; from the coding sequence GTGCTCGCTGCCCCGGCGGTCATTTACCTGCTTGCTTTCCTCGCGGTTCCCCTGGCCCTGGTGGCCGCTACGAGTGTGCTGAGCCGCGGCCCCTACGGCGAGGTGATCTTCAAGTTGACCGCCGACAACTACACCCGGCTTTTCGACCCGCTCTATCTCAACATCCTGCTCGACTCGCTGACGATTGCCGGGGCGACCACGGCCGTTACCCTCCTCATCGGCTATCCGCTCGCCTGGTGGATGGCCCGTGCCCCCCGGCGGGTGCGCTCGGCGGCGCTGTTTGCTCTGCTGGTGCCCTTTTGGACAAACTTTTTGATCCGCATCTACGCCTGGATCTTGATCTTGCGCTCCGGAGGGCTGCTCGAAGGGCTGCTGGCGGGATTGGGGCTCTGGCGCGGTGCGATCGAAATTCTCTACACCCCCTGGGCGGTGCTTATCGGCATGGTCTACGAATTTTTGCCCTTTATGGTGCTGCCGCTATTTGCCAGTCTCGAAAAAATTGACGAAGCGCAGCTGGCCGCCGCCGCCGATCTCGGCGCCAGACCGTTCCAGGTATTCTGGCGCGTCGTGCTGCCGCTGGGGTTGCCGGGGCTGGTGGCGGGCAGCACCCTGGTTTTTGTCCCGGCGATGGGCATGTTCGCCTTACCCGACTTGATGGGCGGGGCGCGCACACTGCTGGTGGGCAACCTCATCCGCAACCAGTTTCTGGTGGCGAGAGACTGGCCCTTCGGCGCGGCGGCGGCGATGGTGCTGGTGACGCTTACCCTCGCGCTTCTGGTGCTTTACACCCGCTTCGCAGGCAAGGAAACGCTTGTATGA
- a CDS encoding DUF2092 domain-containing protein gives MSKLLKSITEKAPQNTHSSSGREINKNIPNPSNPPSDNKEKSIMKKTRFITRTVWRWLALGITLSMSLITDPVMSADDIDPEADKILKSMSSYLAETKAFSMQADIDFEVVAKNGQKFQLSSFATAVLQRPDKLYIRRKGTIADIEFVFDGKTLTLYDKKRNIFAQIGALGTIDDAIRAYELETGIPAPGADLLFANSYAILSPGIESSTYLGTAYVNGIECHHLAFREDDFDWQLWVQSGTRPLPMKYVITSKWQTAAPQYEIRFRDWVANPQINNALFTFSAPTGAKRLETLPVNELDEFMSSIEEGK, from the coding sequence ATGTCAAAACTGCTTAAATCAATCACTGAAAAGGCTCCGCAGAACACTCACTCAAGCAGCGGTAGAGAGATAAATAAGAATATTCCTAATCCATCCAATCCGCCGTCCGATAACAAGGAGAAGTCCATCATGAAAAAAACAAGATTTATTACCCGAACTGTCTGGCGTTGGCTGGCATTAGGGATTACTCTAAGTATGAGTCTCATAACCGATCCGGTAATGAGTGCGGACGACATCGACCCTGAGGCTGACAAAATCCTGAAATCCATGTCCTCGTATCTGGCGGAGACGAAGGCATTCAGCATGCAAGCTGATATTGATTTTGAGGTAGTTGCCAAGAATGGTCAGAAGTTTCAATTAAGCAGCTTTGCAACAGCTGTCTTGCAACGGCCGGATAAATTGTATATCCGGCGAAAGGGAACGATAGCGGATATTGAGTTCGTCTTTGATGGAAAAACTCTGACCCTGTATGACAAGAAGCGCAATATTTTTGCCCAGATAGGTGCCTTGGGAACCATCGATGACGCCATCCGCGCTTACGAACTGGAGACAGGTATCCCTGCCCCAGGCGCTGATCTGCTGTTTGCCAATTCCTATGCCATCCTCTCTCCAGGGATTGAGAGCAGCACCTATCTCGGCACCGCCTATGTAAACGGCATCGAGTGCCATCACCTGGCATTTCGGGAAGATGATTTTGACTGGCAACTGTGGGTCCAATCAGGTACTAGGCCGTTACCGATGAAGTACGTCATTACCAGCAAATGGCAAACCGCTGCTCCGCAATACGAAATCAGGTTTCGGGACTGGGTTGCAAATCCACAGATCAACAATGCGTTGTTCACATTTTCAGCTCCGACGGGAGCTAAGAGGCTAGAAACCCTACCAGTCAACGAATTGGACGAATTCATGTCTTCTATAGAGGAGGGGAAGTGA